The Vicia villosa cultivar HV-30 ecotype Madison, WI linkage group LG1, Vvil1.0, whole genome shotgun sequence genome includes a region encoding these proteins:
- the LOC131638771 gene encoding histone H3.3, which produces MARTKQTARKSTGGKAPRKQLATKAARKSAPTTGGVKKPHRYRPGTVALREIRKYQKSTELLIRKLPFQRLVREIAQDFKTDLRFQSHAVLALQEAAEAYLVGLFEDTNLCAIHAKRVTIMPKDIQLARRIRGERA; this is translated from the exons ATGGCACGTACAAAGCAAACTGCTCGTAAGTCTACTGGAGGAAAGGCACCAAGGAAGCAACTTGCAACCAAG GCTGCTCGTAAGTCTGCACCAACTACTGGTGGTGTCAAGAAGCCCCATCGTTATCGCCCTGGAACTGTTGCTCTTCG TGAGATTAGGAAATATCAGAAGAGTACCGAGCTTTTGATCAGGAAGCTCCCCTTCCAGAGGTTGGTTCGTGAAATTGCTCAAGACTTCAAG ACTGACCTTCGTTTCCAGAGCCATGCTGTTCTTGCATTGCAAGAAGCTGCTGAGGCATACCTTGTTGGACTCTTTGAGGACACCAACTTGTGTGCCATTCATGCTAAGCGTGTTACAATTATGCCCAAGGATATTCAGTTGGCTCGTAGGA